In Janthinobacterium sp. J1-1, a single genomic region encodes these proteins:
- the rpsJ gene encoding 30S ribosomal protein S10 codes for MSAPNQKIRIRLKAFDYKLIDQSALEIVETAKRTGAVVKGPVPLPTRIQRFDVLRSPHVNKTSRDQFEIRTHQRLMDIVDPTDKTVDALMKLDLPAGVDVEIKLQ; via the coding sequence ATGTCGGCACCAAACCAAAAAATCCGTATCCGCCTGAAGGCTTTCGATTACAAGCTGATCGACCAGTCCGCCCTGGAAATCGTTGAAACCGCGAAGCGCACCGGCGCTGTCGTCAAAGGCCCAGTACCGCTGCCTACCCGTATTCAGCGTTTCGATGTGCTGCGTTCCCCGCACGTCAACAAAACTTCGCGCGATCAGTTCGAGATCCGTACGCACCAACGCCTGATGGACATCGTTGACCCAACGGACAAAACCGTTGACGCGCTGATGAAGCTGGATCTGCCAGCTGGTGTTGATGTCGAAATCAAACTGCAATAA
- the tuf gene encoding elongation factor Tu, protein MAKGKFERTKPHVNVGTIGHVDHGKTTLTAAIATVLSKKFGGEAKAYDQIDAAPEEKARGITINTAHVEYETATRHYAHVDCPGHADYIKNMITGAAQMDGAILVCSAADGPMPQTREHILLARQVGVPYIIVFLNKCDLVDDAELLELVEMEVRELLSKYEFPGDDLPIIKGSARMALEGKEGEMGVDAVLRLADALDAYIPTPERAVDGAFLMPVEDVFSISGRGTVVTGRIERGIIKVGEEIEIVGITDTVKTTCTGVEMFRKLLDQGQAGDNVGLLLRGTKREDVQRGQVLAKPGSIKPHNHFTGEIYVLSKDEGGRHTPFFNNYRPQFYFRTTDVTGSIELPADKEMVMPGDNVSITVKLINPIAMEEGLRFAIREGGRTVGAGVVAKILA, encoded by the coding sequence ATGGCAAAAGGTAAATTCGAACGGACCAAGCCGCACGTCAACGTCGGCACCATCGGCCACGTCGACCACGGTAAAACCACGCTGACCGCTGCAATCGCAACGGTTCTGTCGAAAAAATTCGGCGGCGAAGCCAAAGCATACGACCAGATCGATGCGGCTCCAGAAGAAAAAGCACGCGGCATTACCATCAACACCGCTCACGTCGAGTACGAAACGGCTACCCGTCACTACGCGCACGTTGACTGCCCAGGCCACGCCGATTACATCAAGAACATGATTACCGGTGCAGCACAGATGGACGGCGCGATCCTGGTTTGCTCGGCAGCTGACGGCCCAATGCCACAGACCCGCGAACACATCCTGCTGGCCCGCCAAGTTGGCGTTCCATACATCATCGTGTTCCTGAACAAGTGCGACCTGGTCGACGACGCAGAACTGCTGGAACTGGTTGAAATGGAAGTGCGCGAGCTGTTGTCGAAGTACGAATTCCCAGGCGACGACCTGCCGATCATCAAAGGTTCGGCACGTATGGCGCTGGAAGGCAAAGAAGGCGAAATGGGCGTTGACGCAGTACTGCGTCTGGCCGATGCACTCGATGCTTACATCCCGACGCCAGAGCGCGCTGTTGACGGTGCCTTCCTGATGCCAGTGGAAGACGTGTTCTCGATCTCGGGTCGCGGTACCGTGGTGACCGGTCGTATCGAACGCGGCATCATCAAGGTCGGCGAAGAGATCGAAATCGTCGGCATCACCGATACCGTCAAAACGACTTGCACCGGCGTGGAAATGTTCCGCAAACTGCTGGACCAAGGTCAAGCAGGCGACAACGTTGGTCTGCTGCTGCGCGGCACCAAGCGTGAAGACGTGCAACGTGGTCAAGTTCTGGCAAAACCAGGCTCGATCAAACCGCACAACCACTTCACCGGCGAGATCTATGTCCTGTCGAAAGACGAAGGCGGCCGTCACACGCCATTCTTCAACAACTATCGTCCACAGTTCTACTTCCGTACCACGGACGTAACCGGTTCGATCGAGTTGCCAGCAGACAAAGAAATGGTCATGCCAGGCGATAACGTGTCGATCACCGTCAAGCTGATCAACCCGATCGCGATGGAAGAAGGTCTGCGCTTCGCTATCCGCGAAGGCGGCCGTACCGTTGGTGCTGGTGTCGTTGCAAAAATCCTGGCTTAA
- a CDS encoding ABC transporter substrate-binding protein, which translates to MSNPGLQQLWFTRCPVPTATGLAYKLGWLEQEFAPDGIAVATLQEQPAGSALARHHYDHDLPELIREGGNMLALAARAQGADTRLIGLTWIDEGQAIIVRAGSGLRQAAQLKGLRVALPAYVDDPIAAHVRGCSIARGMTLHGVKGVLAFAGLSLDDVRFVEVEAALRRDGPAGGLQGLWAGLEHLAAGRVDAVYVKGAAALDAARRLGLEVGIDIDALPQRYRVNNGTPRPITVHRRLLEEHPELVARFLAQGLRAADWAAGNLEGVQRVLQDETRGSAQAVSEAYRDGFHQALHPDLSPERLALLRRQADFLLLHGFLDADIDLDAWTDHRPLAAARLLLLEREAA; encoded by the coding sequence ATGAGCAATCCAGGTTTGCAGCAACTGTGGTTCACCCGCTGCCCCGTGCCGACCGCCACCGGCCTGGCCTACAAGCTGGGCTGGCTGGAGCAGGAATTCGCGCCCGACGGCATTGCCGTGGCCACCCTGCAGGAGCAGCCGGCCGGCAGCGCGCTGGCGCGCCACCACTATGACCACGACCTGCCCGAGCTGATACGCGAGGGCGGCAACATGCTGGCGCTGGCCGCGCGCGCGCAGGGCGCCGACACGCGCCTGATCGGCCTGACCTGGATCGACGAGGGCCAGGCCATCATCGTGCGGGCCGGCTCCGGCCTACGCCAGGCGGCGCAGCTGAAAGGCCTGCGCGTGGCGCTGCCGGCGTATGTCGACGATCCGATCGCCGCCCATGTGCGCGGCTGCAGCATCGCGCGCGGCATGACGCTGCATGGCGTCAAGGGCGTGCTGGCCTTTGCCGGCCTGTCGCTGGACGACGTGCGCTTTGTCGAGGTGGAAGCGGCGCTGCGGCGCGATGGCCCCGCCGGCGGCCTGCAGGGGCTGTGGGCGGGGCTGGAGCACCTGGCCGCCGGCCGCGTCGACGCAGTCTATGTGAAGGGGGCGGCGGCGCTCGATGCGGCGCGGCGGCTGGGACTGGAAGTGGGCATCGACATCGATGCGCTGCCGCAGCGCTACCGGGTCAACAACGGCACGCCGCGGCCGATCACGGTGCACCGCCGCCTGCTCGAGGAACATCCGGAACTGGTGGCGCGCTTCCTGGCGCAGGGCCTGCGCGCGGCCGACTGGGCGGCCGGCAACCTGGAGGGCGTACAACGCGTGCTGCAGGATGAAACGCGCGGCAGCGCGCAGGCGGTGAGCGAGGCCTATCGCGACGGTTTTCACCAGGCCCTGCATCCCGACCTGTCGCCGGAGCGGCTGGCGCTGCTGCGCCGGCAGGCGGATTTTTTGCTGCTGCACGGCTTTCTCGACGCCGACATCGACCTCGACGCCTGGACCGATCACCGGCCGCTGGCGGCGGCCCGCTTGCTGCTGCTGGAGCGCGAGGCAGCCTGA
- a CDS encoding ABC transporter substrate-binding protein encodes MMSKTLDTLWYTRCPVPTGLGIALQRGWLEESFAQQHTAIRSLQESNDAAVRESHFDHTLQNSVRHGGNIPAIWARASGRDTRVIGLSWADEIQLILTLPGSGIDSVRDLKGRKFGLPLWRNVQIDFARAQAIRALENALRLDGLEVVDVELVDFVIERRHSDEPVQRIDGKADLSTGGGSRNAELVGLLRGEVDAIFLKGAHAAQLVHHFGLQVVIDTGAHPEPLVRANNGTPRTLTVDQHLLDHHPETAVRLVEATLRADEWARAHPAEARQFLARETNSNDFWVRRAYGEDAHLRLRTDFDPTSIAALQDFTDFLQRWQFIPATFDVRGWIDVAPHEQARARLHAQAA; translated from the coding sequence ATGATGAGCAAAACACTGGACACCTTGTGGTACACCCGCTGCCCGGTTCCGACCGGCCTGGGCATCGCGCTGCAGCGCGGCTGGCTGGAAGAATCGTTCGCGCAGCAGCACACCGCGATCAGGTCGCTGCAGGAGTCGAACGACGCGGCCGTGCGCGAATCGCATTTCGACCATACGCTGCAAAATTCGGTGCGCCATGGCGGCAATATCCCCGCCATCTGGGCCCGCGCCAGCGGCCGCGACACCCGCGTGATCGGCCTGTCCTGGGCCGATGAAATCCAGCTGATTTTGACCTTGCCCGGCTCCGGCATCGACAGCGTGCGCGACCTGAAGGGCCGCAAGTTCGGCCTGCCGCTGTGGCGCAACGTGCAGATCGATTTTGCGCGCGCCCAGGCCATCCGCGCGCTGGAAAACGCGCTGCGCCTCGATGGCCTGGAAGTGGTCGATGTCGAGCTGGTCGACTTCGTGATCGAACGGCGCCACAGCGACGAGCCGGTGCAGCGCATCGACGGCAAGGCGGACCTCAGCACCGGCGGCGGCTCGCGCAATGCGGAGCTGGTAGGGCTGCTGCGCGGCGAAGTCGATGCGATCTTCCTCAAGGGAGCGCATGCGGCGCAGCTGGTCCACCATTTCGGCCTGCAGGTGGTGATCGACACGGGCGCGCATCCGGAACCGCTGGTGCGCGCCAACAATGGCACGCCGCGCACCTTGACGGTGGACCAGCATCTGCTCGACCATCATCCCGAAACGGCCGTGCGGCTGGTGGAAGCGACGCTGCGCGCCGACGAATGGGCACGCGCCCATCCTGCCGAGGCGCGCCAGTTCCTGGCCCGCGAAACCAACAGCAACGACTTCTGGGTGCGCCGCGCGTATGGCGAGGATGCCCACCTGCGCCTGCGCACCGATTTCGACCCGACCTCGATCGCGGCGCTGCAGGACTTCACCGATTTCCTGCAGCGCTGGCAGTTCATCCCCGCCACCTTCGACGTGCGCGGCTGGATCGATGTGGCGCCACATGAACAGGCCCGCGCGCGCTTGCACGCGCAGGCCGCGTGA
- a CDS encoding sulfatase-like hydrolase/transferase: protein MRSLFRPAGASLANAFLLLTYALLTAVPFLPVLLGRTPEHPWQLLGFELLAWLAVWSIFQRPAYFHWLLVPAFLALPTEIYLFVFYGQGISTHHLGIIFETSPKEAMEFLGQKVWLMGAVMLGVLLWCLLSWYAATRTRSLDWRGKSRPAAIAVLLLLGAGWWYGHEFGIAAGAPAAHSSASTEAGIEGADDTGLDWPALPRWLRLPYGVETVSGAWPFGLMARGYDFYKERRYLAELGDKSSRFTFGAHQQDPDTQPEVVVMVIGESSRYDRWSLNGYARDTNPLLKQEDNLVPLADVITAVSATRLSVPVIISRKKATESLKAGFSEKSFLSAYKEAGFKTYWLSNQISFGKFDTPVSVFAKEADVVQFLNLGGFTNSSNFDQILLDPFKNALADPAPKKLIVLHTLGSHWNYSQRYPKEFDKWQPSLFGVDKPVYTDTAIKPQLSNSYDSSILYTDWFLSNVIGVLKDDGERTALRSSLVYVSDHGQTLYDGTCRLAFHGHNTQFEFHVPSFVWYSPQFALRYPDKVKQVRRHRKSKLSTENMFHTLLDLGDIRYAGEQPEWSIANASFRQHKRYVDSYGWTDYDNATLRGDCREVIDRSTPRKQEK from the coding sequence ATGCGCTCCTTGTTTCGCCCTGCCGGCGCCAGCCTGGCCAACGCCTTCCTGCTGCTGACCTACGCGCTGCTTACGGCCGTGCCCTTCCTGCCGGTGTTGCTGGGACGCACGCCCGAACACCCGTGGCAGTTACTGGGCTTCGAGCTGCTGGCCTGGCTGGCCGTGTGGAGCATCTTCCAACGCCCCGCGTATTTTCACTGGCTGCTGGTGCCCGCCTTCCTGGCGCTGCCGACCGAGATTTACCTGTTCGTGTTCTATGGCCAGGGCATCTCCACCCACCACCTGGGCATCATCTTCGAGACCAGCCCCAAGGAAGCGATGGAATTCCTCGGCCAGAAAGTGTGGCTGATGGGCGCCGTGATGCTGGGCGTGCTCCTGTGGTGCCTGCTCAGCTGGTATGCGGCGACGCGCACGCGCAGCCTGGACTGGCGCGGCAAAAGCCGGCCGGCCGCCATCGCCGTCTTGCTGCTGCTGGGCGCCGGCTGGTGGTACGGCCATGAATTCGGCATTGCCGCCGGCGCGCCGGCCGCCCACTCCTCTGCCAGCACCGAGGCCGGCATCGAGGGTGCCGACGACACCGGCCTGGACTGGCCGGCCCTGCCGCGCTGGCTGCGCCTGCCCTACGGTGTCGAGACCGTCAGCGGCGCCTGGCCCTTCGGCCTGATGGCGCGCGGCTATGATTTCTACAAGGAGCGCCGCTACCTGGCCGAACTGGGCGACAAGAGCAGCCGCTTCACCTTCGGCGCCCACCAGCAGGACCCCGACACGCAGCCGGAAGTGGTGGTGATGGTGATCGGCGAATCGTCGCGCTATGACCGCTGGAGCCTGAACGGCTATGCGCGCGACACCAATCCCCTGCTCAAGCAGGAAGACAACCTGGTGCCGCTGGCCGACGTCATCACGGCCGTCTCGGCCACGCGATTGTCGGTGCCGGTGATCATTTCGCGCAAAAAGGCCACCGAAAGCCTGAAGGCCGGCTTTTCGGAAAAATCGTTTTTGTCCGCCTACAAGGAAGCGGGCTTCAAGACCTACTGGCTGTCGAACCAGATTTCGTTCGGCAAGTTCGACACGCCCGTTTCCGTATTTGCCAAGGAGGCCGACGTGGTGCAGTTCCTGAACCTGGGCGGCTTTACCAACAGCTCGAACTTCGACCAGATCCTGCTCGACCCGTTCAAGAACGCGCTGGCCGACCCGGCGCCGAAAAAACTGATCGTGCTGCACACCCTGGGCAGCCACTGGAACTACAGCCAGCGCTATCCGAAGGAGTTCGACAAGTGGCAACCCTCGCTGTTCGGCGTCGACAAGCCGGTCTACACGGATACCGCCATCAAGCCGCAGCTGAGCAACAGCTATGACAGTTCGATCCTGTACACGGACTGGTTCCTGTCCAATGTGATCGGCGTGCTGAAGGACGACGGCGAACGCACGGCGCTGCGCAGCTCGCTCGTGTATGTGTCCGACCACGGCCAGACCCTGTACGACGGCACCTGCCGCCTGGCTTTCCACGGCCACAACACGCAGTTCGAATTCCACGTGCCCTCGTTTGTCTGGTACTCGCCGCAATTCGCGCTGCGCTACCCGGACAAGGTCAAGCAGGTGCGCCGCCATCGGAAGTCGAAGCTGTCGACCGAAAACATGTTCCACACCCTGCTCGACCTGGGCGACATCCGCTACGCCGGCGAACAGCCCGAATGGAGCATCGCCAACGCCAGCTTCAGGCAGCACAAGCGCTATGTCGACAGCTACGGCTGGACCGACTACGACAACGCCACCTTGCGCGGCGACTGCCGCGAAGTGATCGACAGGAGCACGCCAAGGAAGCAGGAGAAATAA
- the rpsL gene encoding 30S ribosomal protein S12, with product MPTINQLIRNPRVALTVKSKSPALENSPQKRGVCTRVYTTTPKKPNSALRKVAKVRLTNGFEVISYIGGEGHNLQEHSVVLLRGGRVKDLPGVRYHMVRGALDTQGVKDRKQSRSKYGTKRAKAGKK from the coding sequence ATGCCAACCATCAATCAATTGATTCGCAATCCACGCGTCGCCTTGACCGTGAAGAGCAAATCGCCGGCGCTGGAAAACAGCCCGCAAAAACGTGGCGTCTGCACACGTGTTTACACCACGACTCCAAAGAAGCCTAACTCGGCTCTGCGTAAAGTCGCCAAAGTACGTCTGACCAACGGTTTCGAAGTGATTTCGTACATCGGCGGTGAAGGCCACAACCTGCAAGAGCACAGCGTTGTTCTGCTGCGCGGCGGTCGTGTAAAAGATTTGCCAGGTGTTCGTTACCACATGGTTCGCGGTGCTCTGGATACCCAAGGCGTCAAAGACCGTAAGCAATCGCGTTCGAAATACGGTACCAAGCGCGCTAAAGCAGGCAAGAAGTAA
- the fusA gene encoding elongation factor G — MARKTPIERYRNIGISAHIDAGKTTTTERVLFYTGINHKIGEVHDGAATMDWMEQEQERGITITSAATTCFWKGMAGNFPEHHINIIDTPGHVDFTIEVERSMRVLDGACMVYCAVGGVQPQSETVWRQANKYKVPRLAFVNKMDRTGANFFKVYEQMRARLKANPIPLQIPIGAEENFLGVVDLVKMKAVYWDDASQGMKFDYRDIPAELADQAAEWREKMVEAAAEASEELMNKYLEEGDLTEAEIKAALRARTLASEIVPMMCGTAFKNKGVQAMLDGVIEYLPSPIDIKPVEGMDEDDQPTSRKASDDEKFAALAFKIMTDPFVGQLIFFRVYSGTINSGDTVYNPIKGKKERLGRILQMHANQREEIKEVRAGDIAAAVGLKDATTGETLCDPSAIITLEKMVFPEPVISQAVEPKTKADQEKMGLALNRLAQEDPSFRVKTDEESGQTIIGGMGELHLEIIVDRMKREFNVEATVGKPQVAYRETIRKTCEESEGKFVKQSGGRGQYGHVVLKIEPQEPGKGFEFVDAIKGGTVPREYIPAVEKGVRDTLTSGVMAGYPVVDVKVTLFFGSYHDVDSNENAFRMAASMAFKDGCRKASPVILEPMMSVEVETPEDYAGTVMGDLSSRRGMVQGMDEIAGGGGKIIKAEVPLSEMFGYSTSLRSATQGRATYSMEFKHYSEAPKHVTEAIVSSKAK, encoded by the coding sequence ATGGCCCGCAAGACCCCCATTGAGCGCTACCGCAATATCGGTATCTCCGCTCACATCGATGCAGGTAAGACGACCACCACCGAACGCGTACTGTTCTACACCGGTATCAATCACAAGATTGGTGAAGTGCATGATGGCGCCGCCACCATGGACTGGATGGAGCAAGAGCAAGAGCGCGGCATCACGATTACCTCGGCAGCGACCACCTGCTTCTGGAAGGGCATGGCAGGTAACTTCCCTGAGCACCACATCAACATCATCGACACCCCGGGCCACGTTGACTTCACGATTGAAGTTGAACGCTCGATGCGCGTGCTCGATGGCGCCTGCATGGTTTACTGTGCAGTCGGCGGCGTGCAGCCACAATCGGAAACGGTATGGCGCCAGGCTAACAAGTACAAAGTGCCACGTCTGGCCTTCGTGAACAAGATGGACCGTACCGGCGCCAACTTCTTCAAGGTCTACGAGCAGATGCGTGCCCGCCTGAAAGCCAACCCGATTCCGCTGCAGATTCCTATCGGCGCCGAAGAGAACTTCCTGGGCGTGGTCGATCTGGTCAAGATGAAGGCCGTGTATTGGGACGACGCGTCGCAAGGCATGAAGTTCGACTACCGTGATATCCCTGCAGAGCTGGCTGATCAAGCCGCCGAGTGGCGCGAGAAGATGGTCGAAGCGGCTGCCGAAGCGTCGGAAGAGCTGATGAACAAGTACCTGGAAGAAGGCGACCTGACGGAAGCTGAAATCAAGGCGGCTCTGCGCGCGCGTACGCTGGCATCGGAAATCGTGCCGATGATGTGCGGTACGGCGTTCAAGAACAAGGGCGTTCAAGCCATGCTGGACGGCGTGATCGAATACCTGCCATCGCCAATCGACATCAAGCCGGTCGAAGGCATGGACGAAGATGACCAGCCGACGTCGCGTAAAGCGTCGGACGACGAGAAATTCGCCGCGCTGGCATTCAAGATCATGACCGACCCATTCGTGGGCCAGCTGATCTTCTTCCGCGTCTATTCGGGCACGATCAATTCGGGCGACACCGTCTACAATCCGATCAAGGGCAAGAAAGAACGCCTGGGTCGTATTCTGCAGATGCACGCGAATCAGCGCGAAGAAATCAAGGAAGTGCGCGCCGGCGATATCGCCGCTGCCGTTGGTCTGAAAGATGCAACCACGGGCGAAACCCTGTGCGATCCTTCGGCCATCATCACCCTGGAAAAAATGGTTTTCCCTGAGCCAGTGATCTCGCAGGCCGTCGAGCCGAAGACCAAGGCCGACCAGGAAAAAATGGGCCTGGCGCTGAACCGCCTGGCACAGGAAGATCCTTCGTTCCGCGTGAAGACCGATGAAGAATCGGGCCAGACCATCATCGGTGGTATGGGCGAGTTGCACCTGGAAATTATCGTTGACCGCATGAAACGTGAATTCAACGTTGAAGCGACCGTCGGCAAGCCACAAGTGGCTTACCGCGAAACGATCCGCAAAACTTGCGAAGAGTCGGAAGGCAAATTCGTCAAGCAATCGGGTGGTCGTGGTCAATACGGTCACGTGGTTCTGAAGATCGAACCGCAAGAACCGGGCAAGGGTTTCGAATTCGTTGACGCGATCAAGGGCGGTACCGTTCCTCGCGAATACATCCCTGCAGTTGAAAAAGGTGTGCGCGACACGCTGACCTCGGGCGTGATGGCTGGCTACCCAGTGGTAGACGTCAAGGTCACGCTGTTCTTCGGTTCCTACCATGATGTCGACTCGAACGAAAATGCATTCCGCATGGCCGCTTCGATGGCATTCAAAGATGGCTGCCGCAAAGCATCGCCAGTCATCCTGGAGCCGATGATGTCGGTGGAAGTGGAAACGCCGGAAGATTACGCCGGTACCGTGATGGGCGATCTGTCGTCGCGTCGCGGCATGGTGCAAGGTATGGACGAGATTGCTGGCGGTGGCGGCAAGATCATCAAGGCCGAAGTACCACTGTCGGAAATGTTCGGTTACTCGACCTCGCTGCGCTCCGCAACGCAAGGCCGTGCGACTTACTCGATGGAATTCAAGCACTATTCGGAAGCTCCGAAACACGTGACTGAAGCAATCGTAAGCTCGAAAGCTAAGTAA
- the rpsG gene encoding 30S ribosomal protein S7 — translation MPRRREVPKREILPDPKFGNTDVAKFVNVLMLSGKKSVAENIIYGAFEHIAAKSGKDPLEVFVTAINNAKPLVEVKSRRVGGANYQVPVEVRPVRRMALSMRWLREAANKRSEKSMPQRLGGELMEAAESRGGAMKKRDEVHRMAEANKAFSHFRF, via the coding sequence ATGCCACGTCGTCGTGAAGTACCCAAGCGCGAAATTTTGCCAGATCCAAAATTCGGCAACACTGATGTCGCCAAATTCGTAAACGTGTTGATGCTGTCCGGTAAAAAATCGGTTGCAGAAAACATCATCTACGGTGCTTTCGAGCACATCGCAGCGAAATCGGGTAAAGATCCACTCGAAGTTTTTGTTACCGCAATCAACAACGCCAAGCCGCTCGTTGAGGTGAAATCCCGTCGCGTCGGTGGTGCAAACTACCAGGTGCCGGTCGAAGTTCGCCCAGTGCGTCGTATGGCCCTGTCCATGCGTTGGTTGCGCGAAGCTGCTAACAAGCGCAGCGAAAAATCGATGCCACAACGCCTCGGCGGTGAGCTGATGGAAGCGGCTGAAAGCCGCGGCGGCGCGATGAAAAAACGCGACGAAGTCCATCGCATGGCTGAAGCGAACAAAGCGTTCTCGCATTTCCGCTTCTAA